The sequence CTCCAATGAGTTCACCCTAGATTTTAACGCCTCTTTGTGCACCACCTGTGGCTACTGTCTTCCTAGCTGTCCTGAGAATGCCATCACACTAGAGCTAAGCGGCATCACTTTGGCTCCCTCTTGGTTTGAGTCCAAGGTGATGGCTAGAGATGAGATGTTTAAATGCATTGAGTGTGGCAAGCCCTTTGCCACCAAGAAATCGGTGGAGAAGATCAAGAATCTCATGTCACCCCTCTTTGTGGGTAACGCCTTCAAGTTAAAGACGCTGGAGTGCTGTCCTGATTGCAAGGTGAAGGTGATGGTAGGCTTTAGCAGTGAAGCCGATTCCAAGAGAGAGACTATTTTAGAGGAGGTGGAGTGATGGATCACGCCAATATCAATAAAGCGCGGGAGATTTACTACAGCCTCCTTGGAATCTTCTTGACCTACGGACGGTTGGAGGCTCAGAAAGAGAAGGCGATTGAGATTTTAGAGAAGATTGCCGCTTTTCCTATGACGGAAGAGATCGTGCAGGATGCAAAGGCGCTAGCTAGCGAGCTTGGAGAGCGAGGCGCTTTGGCGATTGAAGAGGAGTTTGATGCGGTTTTCATCAATAATCTCGACGCTAAGGCGATCAATCTAACCGCCTCTTTTTATGCCGAGGGGCAGGAGCGAGGCGAGAAGCTTCTCTTGACCAAGGAGATCATCACCTGCACGCCCAAGCGCAAAGACGAATCGTTT comes from Wolinella succinogenes DSM 1740 and encodes:
- a CDS encoding molecular chaperone gives rise to the protein MDHANINKAREIYYSLLGIFLTYGRLEAQKEKAIEILEKIAAFPMTEEIVQDAKALASELGERGALAIEEEFDAVFINNLDAKAINLTASFYAEGQERGEKLLLTKEIITCTPKRKDESFVETEDNLGFLCTFLGYLVSDFEEKKHLELAKRLFAEVVNGYVDYVVIEILKHPNARFYRHIARILESFAEFERLYLEIPAPKKEEFKDISEALRQEMLGKSKKRVKRDLENSGGSCDIGS